From Clostridia bacterium, the proteins below share one genomic window:
- a CDS encoding LLM class flavin-dependent oxidoreductase, with the protein MRFGIFLTMDYYPGRSPDRARFLQEALDLAEFCDALDLEVWVAEHHFSDYGVSPSPAAFLAAAAQRARRVRLGAAVAVLPLQHPMRIAEDYAFVDAVSGGRLEFGVGSGYLAHEFVGFGLNTDEKRERFEESLAVIRRAWRGEVVRHEGRYWRVDGARLNVLPVQAPHPPIWLGITRPEPAPFVGRAGHDVICVPYIRLAGDADLARLLSEYRRGREEGGHPGEGRVGIACHAFVGEVPWQGPDDPAYAAAEDALRLYLDTRRAPGARYEGTPISRDFVWFGDAAQVARRVESARAMGVSLVLLLASFGGLSADLVRASLERFARQVAPMFAGAADAAAASRET; encoded by the coding sequence ATGCGCTTCGGCATCTTCCTCACGATGGACTACTACCCCGGGCGCTCTCCGGACCGCGCCCGCTTTCTTCAAGAGGCACTGGACCTGGCGGAATTCTGCGACGCCCTGGACCTCGAAGTCTGGGTCGCGGAGCACCACTTCTCCGATTACGGCGTGTCGCCGTCGCCGGCCGCGTTCCTCGCCGCGGCGGCGCAGCGCGCCCGCCGCGTGCGCCTGGGCGCGGCCGTGGCCGTGCTTCCTCTACAGCACCCCATGCGCATCGCCGAAGACTACGCGTTTGTCGACGCCGTCTCCGGCGGCCGCCTGGAGTTCGGCGTGGGCAGCGGGTACCTCGCGCACGAGTTCGTCGGCTTCGGGCTGAACACAGACGAGAAGCGGGAGAGGTTCGAAGAGAGCCTGGCCGTGATCCGGCGGGCGTGGCGCGGCGAGGTCGTGCGGCACGAAGGCCGGTACTGGCGCGTCGACGGCGCCCGCCTGAACGTCCTGCCCGTGCAGGCGCCGCACCCGCCGATCTGGCTCGGCATCACGCGGCCCGAGCCGGCGCCGTTCGTCGGTCGCGCCGGCCACGACGTCATCTGCGTGCCGTACATCCGCCTGGCCGGCGACGCGGACCTCGCCCGGCTGCTGTCGGAATACCGGCGGGGGCGCGAGGAAGGCGGCCACCCGGGCGAGGGGCGCGTGGGCATCGCCTGCCACGCGTTCGTGGGCGAGGTCCCGTGGCAGGGTCCGGACGATCCCGCGTACGCGGCCGCCGAGGACGCGCTGCGCCTGTATCTGGACACGCGGCGGGCGCCGGGCGCGCGGTATGAGGGAACGCCCATATCGCGGGACTTCGTGTGGTTTGGGGACGCGGCCCAGGTGGCGCGGCGCGTGGAGAGCGCGCGGGCGATGGGCGTGTCGCTCGTTCTGCTCCTGGCGAGTTTCGGCGGGCTGAGCGCGGATCTCGTGCGCGCGTCGCTGGAACGCTTCGCGCGGCAGGTGGCGCCGATGTTCGCGGGCGCGGCGGACGCCGCGGCCGCGAGCCGCGAGACATGA
- a CDS encoding beta-ketoacyl-[acyl-carrier-protein] synthase family protein, whose amino-acid sequence MQRVVITGVGAVTPFGVGADTFWQGLRAGRSAVRRLDGPEWEDLPTRIGAVVPDFNPEDHLDARTARRTARFGQFAVAAAREAVLKAGLDVEREAGEIGVVLGTAGGLFSAGYQERLLAERGPKRVDPLFVTRQGPHMASARVARELGLRGPNTTVNSACASGADAIGQALNLVRLGQAPVVLAGGSEAITHPVTIASLGIVGALSQRNDEPERASRPFDLHRDGFVLGEGAGILVLESEAHAVARGAPILAELAGAGWSFDATDDTAPDAEGQALAMARALRDAGCRPDDVDWIKAHGTSTPLNDRTETAAIKRVFGERAYGVAVSSMKSMIGHAASASGAVEAVGAVLALLHQTIPPTINYETPDPDCDLDYVPNEARPARIRTVLINAFGLGGQNASLVIRAYEP is encoded by the coding sequence ATCCAACGGGTGGTGATCACCGGGGTCGGCGCCGTGACGCCGTTCGGCGTCGGCGCGGACACGTTCTGGCAGGGCCTGCGGGCGGGCCGGTCCGCCGTGCGCCGCCTCGACGGACCCGAATGGGAGGACCTGCCCACGCGCATCGGCGCCGTGGTGCCGGACTTCAACCCGGAGGATCATCTGGACGCCCGGACCGCGCGCCGAACGGCGCGGTTCGGCCAGTTCGCTGTGGCCGCCGCGCGGGAGGCGGTGCTCAAGGCCGGGCTGGACGTGGAACGCGAAGCCGGCGAGATCGGCGTCGTATTGGGCACGGCCGGCGGCCTCTTCAGCGCGGGGTACCAGGAGCGGCTTCTGGCCGAGAGGGGCCCGAAACGCGTCGACCCGCTCTTCGTCACGCGCCAGGGTCCGCACATGGCCTCGGCGCGCGTCGCACGGGAACTGGGCCTGCGCGGGCCGAACACCACGGTGAACAGCGCGTGCGCCAGCGGGGCGGACGCCATCGGGCAGGCGCTCAACCTCGTCCGCCTCGGGCAAGCGCCCGTCGTCCTCGCGGGCGGCAGCGAGGCCATCACCCACCCGGTGACGATCGCCTCGCTGGGCATTGTCGGCGCCCTCTCCCAGCGCAACGACGAGCCGGAACGCGCTTCGCGCCCGTTCGACCTTCACCGCGACGGCTTCGTGCTCGGGGAAGGGGCCGGGATTCTGGTCCTGGAGAGCGAGGCGCACGCCGTGGCGCGCGGCGCCCCCATCCTGGCCGAACTCGCCGGCGCCGGCTGGTCCTTCGACGCCACGGACGACACGGCGCCGGACGCGGAAGGTCAGGCCCTGGCGATGGCGCGCGCCCTGCGGGACGCCGGTTGCCGTCCGGACGACGTCGATTGGATCAAGGCGCACGGCACCTCCACCCCGCTCAACGACCGGACGGAGACGGCCGCCATCAAGCGCGTCTTCGGCGAGCGCGCATACGGCGTGGCGGTGAGCTCCATGAAGTCCATGATCGGTCACGCCGCGTCGGCCTCCGGCGCCGTGGAGGCCGTCGGAGCGGTCCTGGCGCTCCTCCACCAGACGATCCCGCCGACGATCAATTACGAGACGCCGGACCCGGACTGCGACCTGGACTACGTGCCCAACGAGGCGCGTCCCGCGAGGATCCGGACGGTCTTGATCAACGCCTTCGGTTTGGGGGGCCAGAATGCCTCGCTCGTCATTCGAGCCTACGAACCCTAG